A DNA window from Halomicrobium mukohataei DSM 12286 contains the following coding sequences:
- a CDS encoding CRISPR-associated protein Cas4, translated as MTDSSGDPVDRFLAAARDESAELPFRLTGVMFQYYVVCERELWFLSRDVEIDRDTPAIVRGSDVDDSAYADKRRDVRVDGIIAIDVLDSGEILEVKPSSSMTEPARLQLLFYLWYLDRVTGVEKTGVLAHPAEKRRETVELTPETSAEVESAIEGIRAVVTAESPPPAEEKPVCDSCAYHDFCWSC; from the coding sequence ATGACGGACTCCTCTGGCGACCCCGTCGACCGGTTTCTCGCCGCCGCCAGAGACGAGAGCGCAGAACTTCCCTTTCGGCTCACGGGCGTCATGTTCCAGTACTACGTCGTCTGTGAGCGCGAGCTATGGTTTCTCAGCCGCGACGTGGAGATCGATCGCGACACACCGGCGATCGTCCGCGGGAGCGACGTGGACGACTCGGCGTACGCCGACAAGCGCCGCGACGTTCGCGTCGACGGCATCATCGCAATCGACGTGCTCGACAGCGGCGAGATTCTGGAGGTCAAACCCTCCTCGTCGATGACCGAACCGGCCCGGCTGCAGCTGTTGTTTTACCTCTGGTACCTCGATCGGGTCACCGGCGTCGAAAAGACCGGCGTGCTCGCACACCCCGCGGAAAAGCGCCGCGAGACCGTCGAGTTGACGCCGGAGACGAGCGCCGAAGTCGAATCTGCGATCGAGGGGATTCGCGCGGTCGTCACTGCCGAATCGCCGCCGCCGGCAGAGGAGAAGCCGGTCTGTGACTCGTGTGCCTATCACGACTTCTGCTGGAGCTGTTGA
- the cas1b gene encoding type I-B CRISPR-associated endonuclease Cas1b, which produces MNDNYHVFSDGRIERHDDTVRVITDDGEKKYLPVENAEAIFLHGQIEYNTRFVSFLNQEGVAVHVFGWHDHYAGSIMPKRGQTSGQTLVDQVRAYDDPAHRLELAQAFVDGSIHNMRANVTYYDGRGHDFEDVLAELTEARSSLDRMETIDETMGVEARARKAYYSTFDEILPDEFVFGGRQYDPPNNEVNSLISFGNSLVYANVVSAIRATALDPTVSFLHEPGERRYSLALDIADLFKPLLADRVIFRLVNRGQLTSDDFEAEMNACLLNEHGRKTYSKAYEETLDETIEHPDLGKKVSYQYLLRVEVYKLKKHLLTGEEYVPFQRWW; this is translated from the coding sequence ATGAACGACAACTACCACGTCTTTTCCGACGGACGCATCGAACGCCACGACGACACGGTACGGGTCATCACCGACGACGGCGAGAAAAAATACCTCCCGGTCGAGAACGCCGAGGCGATCTTCCTCCACGGTCAGATCGAGTACAACACCCGCTTCGTCTCCTTTCTCAATCAGGAAGGCGTCGCCGTACACGTCTTCGGCTGGCACGATCACTACGCCGGGTCGATCATGCCCAAGCGGGGCCAAACGTCCGGACAGACACTCGTCGACCAGGTCCGGGCCTACGACGATCCGGCCCACCGGCTCGAACTGGCTCAGGCGTTCGTCGACGGCAGCATCCACAACATGCGTGCGAACGTCACGTACTACGACGGCCGAGGACACGACTTCGAGGACGTGCTGGCAGAGCTGACCGAAGCCCGGTCGTCACTCGACAGGATGGAGACGATCGACGAGACGATGGGCGTCGAAGCACGCGCCCGAAAGGCGTACTACTCGACCTTCGACGAGATCCTGCCCGACGAGTTCGTCTTCGGCGGCCGCCAGTACGATCCGCCGAACAACGAAGTCAACAGCCTCATCTCTTTCGGCAATTCGCTCGTCTACGCCAACGTCGTCTCGGCCATCCGAGCGACGGCACTCGATCCCACGGTCAGCTTCCTCCACGAGCCCGGCGAGCGTCGGTACTCGCTGGCCCTGGACATCGCCGACCTGTTCAAACCGTTGCTCGCGGATCGAGTCATCTTCAGACTCGTCAACCGCGGCCAGCTGACCAGCGACGATTTCGAGGCCGAGATGAACGCCTGCCTGCTGAACGAGCACGGCCGGAAGACCTACTCGAAGGCCTACGAAGAGACGCTCGACGAGACGATCGAGCACCCGGATCTGGGAAAGAAGGTGAGCTATCAGTATCTCCTCCGAGTCGAGGTGTACAAGCTCAAAAAACATCTCCTGACCGGCGAGGAGTACGTCCCGTTCCAACGGTGGTGGTGA
- the cas2 gene encoding CRISPR-associated endonuclease Cas2, with amino-acid sequence MVYVVVVYDMEADRTHKMLKFLRRYLTHVQNSVLEGDVTEGDLEKIRSGVDDLLKPGESTIIYQISSEKLVDRSVFGDDPAADDQFL; translated from the coding sequence GTGGTCTACGTGGTCGTCGTCTACGACATGGAAGCCGACCGGACACACAAGATGCTGAAGTTCCTCCGCCGGTATCTCACCCACGTCCAGAACTCCGTCCTCGAAGGAGACGTGACCGAGGGCGATCTCGAAAAGATCCGCTCCGGCGTCGACGACCTGCTCAAACCCGGAGAGTCGACGATCATCTACCAGATCTCCTCGGAGAAGCTGGTCGACCGAAGCGTGTTCGGTGACGATCCCGCCGCAGACGACCAGTTCCTGTGA